A window of candidate division KSB1 bacterium contains these coding sequences:
- a CDS encoding cellulase family glycosylhydrolase, whose protein sequence is MKFISGLFLCLIVSVALLFAASNDSEFDHFVTAEGDQLYEGENVLRFVSFNVPNLLCIEDNMQFKSTNFWRLPNAFEIQDALNSVKQMGGQVVRTYTITVRRPDKDPEIPRHVEGPGEFNEEAFQALDQVLALANEIGIRVIIPFVDNWSWMGGKAEYAAFRGKQPQDFWTDPQIKQDFKETIRFMVNRKNTLTGIRYKNDKAILAWETGNELGGCPDAWTSEMAAYIKSQDSNHLVVEWTSEQPVAAGIH, encoded by the coding sequence GTGAAGTTTATATCAGGTTTATTTCTTTGCCTTATAGTCAGTGTTGCGCTGCTGTTTGCCGCTTCAAATGATTCCGAGTTTGATCATTTTGTGACGGCAGAAGGAGATCAATTGTACGAAGGTGAGAATGTATTGCGTTTTGTGTCTTTTAATGTCCCCAATTTGCTTTGTATAGAAGATAATATGCAGTTCAAGAGCACAAATTTTTGGCGGCTTCCCAATGCGTTTGAAATTCAAGATGCTTTGAATTCTGTAAAACAAATGGGCGGTCAGGTGGTACGGACCTATACGATTACCGTCCGAAGACCCGACAAAGATCCGGAAATTCCGCGTCATGTGGAAGGTCCGGGAGAATTCAATGAAGAGGCGTTTCAGGCGCTGGATCAGGTGCTGGCGCTGGCCAATGAGATCGGTATTCGCGTCATTATTCCATTCGTCGACAATTGGAGCTGGATGGGAGGCAAAGCAGAGTATGCGGCTTTTCGCGGAAAACAGCCGCAAGACTTTTGGACCGATCCGCAGATAAAACAGGATTTTAAAGAGACCATTCGATTTATGGTCAATCGAAAAAACACCCTGACCGGTATTCGCTATAAAAACGACAAGGCCATTCTTGCCTGGGAAACCGGTAATGAACTCGGCGGTTGTCCCGATGCATGGACGAGTGAAATGGCTGCATACATCAAATCGCAGGATTCCAATCACCTGGTGGTGGAATGGACATCAGAGCAGCCGGTTGCGGCAGGCATCCATTGA
- a CDS encoding metallophosphoesterase, with protein sequence MADRTGGMRGGVFRSAVDNVNRLQPDIVLSVGDLVDGYTTDSTYLHEQWSEFNDIIQKLTLPFFYLPGNHDISNEWMRTEWERRFGRSYYYFVYKDVLFLMLNTEPDSRIDAAQINYFTRILKKYHDVTDLLSCIVPHRHQKGGYDALEEVLAGRDYTVYSGHHHHYLKAERHGRRHYVLGTTGGGSAGRAANDRERLITSCG encoded by the coding sequence ATGGCAGACCGGACAGGCGGTATGAGAGGCGGAGTGTTTCGTTCCGCTGTAGACAACGTCAATCGACTTCAACCGGATATTGTCCTTTCCGTTGGGGATCTGGTCGACGGTTATACAACGGATTCTACCTATTTACATGAACAATGGTCGGAATTTAACGATATCATACAAAAGTTAACTTTACCGTTTTTTTATCTGCCCGGCAATCATGACATCAGCAATGAATGGATGCGTACGGAATGGGAACGTCGGTTTGGCCGGTCGTATTATTATTTTGTCTACAAAGATGTGCTGTTTTTGATGCTGAATACCGAACCGGATTCACGAATCGATGCCGCACAGATCAACTATTTTACCCGGATTTTAAAAAAGTATCATGATGTAACGGACTTGCTCTCATGCATCGTCCCGCACCGTCACCAGAAAGGCGGCTATGATGCGCTGGAAGAGGTTCTGGCCGGGCGGGACTATACGGTATATTCCGGTCATCACCATCACTATCTCAAAGCCGAACGTCACGGCCGGCGCCATTACGTACTCGGGACTACCGGAGGCGGTAGCGCAGGCCGCGCGGCCAACGATCGGGAGAGATTGATCACATCATGTGGGTGA
- a CDS encoding AGE family epimerase/isomerase, with protein MNGKSEIDTDFHWWVQAEALVGFLNAYQINKDDIYLSIADDIWEFIRKRIVDHKHGEWFYRIDENHNPSADEYKVSEWKGPYHNSRACLEIIRRINE; from the coding sequence ATGAATGGCAAAAGCGAGATCGATACGGATTTTCATTGGTGGGTGCAGGCAGAGGCGCTGGTTGGATTTTTGAATGCATATCAGATAAACAAAGATGACATTTATTTGAGCATCGCCGATGATATTTGGGAGTTTATACGGAAACGTATTGTGGATCATAAACACGGGGAGTGGTTTTACAGAATTGACGAAAATCACAACCCCTCTGCTGATGAATACAAGGTATCCGAGTGGAAGGGCCCTTATCATAACAGCCGGGCCTGTCTCGAAATTATCAGACGAATAAATGAATGA